In one window of Armatimonadia bacterium DNA:
- a CDS encoding heparinase II/III family protein, which translates to MTPQPPTHSMTSPGARALLVALALLTLPLTTYAQPGNASPDQVKHPRLLLTTDDLPRLRAKVQSGVAASAYQLLKARADLFLRLPTNPYLTSKAYTGRMLQDHLWTLALTGLLSEDARYTTKAVEVLCAAAEQLSTADFIAFNDHLAVGDAALAYTLAYDWLYPSMTSAQRELVAAEIAEFGAWLFAESPRPRTVGSGVPIGALVRNRLAHNHSAIVHGGLALCAMALGGHDDWLSYAVPRVRGYFENTVDATGAPYEGLGYLWYGLHSTVPAALAYRDLSGVDLLQGLRGVFQAPRYLLWQLLPSARRFVPTNQTAPSLAPSGSMLYLVARQQDLVGYWAWLRLMNPADFTTRDPGLGTGLSAELPFVILWCAPDLVAQDPVAAHLPLSQRFERGEVAIRDGWGERGSLVAVNCGEGMTGIWDHPDEGTFSFYARGEEFVVDTEAHLYDSLCHNTLVIDGEGQPFGGPGTCTQGRITAFEDRGDSAFVLADATRAYRHDPADPAHSLHHFHRSVLFVRAPQPYLVIADDAAMDDQAPHQFQWRLHTASRWAERNDIVIGEAPGRARILGRNHGAACEVYAFGPQPLALSLGRTPKYDIPYLAGSTTAANPHFVVVLCALDKGETAPTVTLQQTETGGQLRLLFADGRTDEIAIAPDSLRLSTTTRG; encoded by the coding sequence ATGACACCACAGCCACCCACACACAGCATGACGAGCCCAGGCGCCCGAGCCCTGCTGGTTGCCCTTGCCCTGCTAACCTTGCCTTTGACGACCTACGCCCAGCCAGGCAATGCATCGCCTGACCAGGTCAAGCACCCTCGTCTGCTCCTGACCACCGATGACCTGCCGCGACTGCGCGCCAAGGTTCAGAGCGGCGTCGCTGCCTCTGCCTACCAGCTCCTCAAGGCCCGCGCAGACCTGTTCCTGCGACTCCCGACGAACCCTTACCTGACCTCCAAGGCCTACACCGGGCGCATGTTGCAGGACCACCTCTGGACTCTGGCCCTGACAGGCCTCCTCTCCGAGGACGCCCGCTACACCACCAAGGCGGTCGAGGTCCTCTGCGCAGCGGCCGAGCAACTCAGCACCGCAGACTTCATCGCCTTCAATGATCACCTGGCCGTCGGCGATGCCGCCCTTGCCTATACTCTTGCCTACGACTGGCTCTATCCGAGCATGACTTCGGCGCAGCGCGAGCTGGTGGCTGCCGAGATCGCTGAGTTCGGTGCCTGGCTCTTCGCCGAGTCACCCCGACCGCGAACAGTAGGCTCCGGCGTGCCCATCGGCGCCCTCGTCCGCAATCGCCTGGCGCACAACCACTCAGCCATCGTCCACGGTGGCCTGGCCCTCTGCGCGATGGCCCTTGGCGGCCACGACGACTGGCTGAGCTATGCGGTTCCTCGCGTGCGGGGGTACTTCGAGAACACCGTCGACGCCACAGGCGCACCCTACGAGGGCCTTGGCTACCTGTGGTATGGCCTCCACAGCACAGTCCCGGCTGCCCTTGCATACCGCGATCTCTCAGGCGTCGACCTCCTGCAAGGCCTTCGTGGCGTCTTTCAGGCCCCGCGCTACCTGCTGTGGCAGCTCCTCCCTTCGGCACGTCGCTTCGTGCCGACCAACCAGACTGCACCTTCCCTGGCGCCCTCCGGCTCGATGCTCTACCTCGTCGCGCGGCAGCAGGATCTGGTGGGCTACTGGGCCTGGTTGCGCCTGATGAACCCGGCAGACTTCACAACCCGCGACCCGGGCCTTGGCACGGGACTCTCTGCCGAGCTTCCCTTCGTGATCCTCTGGTGTGCCCCGGACCTCGTCGCCCAGGACCCGGTCGCTGCACACCTTCCCCTCAGTCAGCGCTTCGAGCGTGGCGAGGTCGCGATCCGCGACGGCTGGGGCGAGCGCGGCTCCTTAGTGGCCGTGAACTGTGGCGAGGGCATGACCGGAATCTGGGATCACCCCGACGAGGGCACCTTCAGCTTCTACGCCCGGGGCGAGGAGTTCGTTGTCGACACCGAGGCGCATCTCTACGACTCCCTGTGCCACAATACGCTGGTCATCGACGGGGAGGGCCAGCCCTTCGGAGGACCCGGCACCTGCACCCAGGGACGCATCACGGCCTTCGAGGACCGTGGCGACAGCGCCTTCGTCCTCGCCGATGCCACCCGAGCTTACCGACATGATCCCGCCGATCCAGCCCACTCCCTGCATCACTTCCACCGCAGCGTCCTCTTCGTCCGCGCCCCGCAGCCCTATCTTGTGATCGCCGACGACGCCGCGATGGACGACCAGGCACCCCATCAGTTCCAGTGGCGCCTTCACACCGCCAGCCGTTGGGCCGAGCGCAACGATATCGTCATCGGCGAAGCCCCGGGCCGTGCCCGCATACTCGGCAGGAACCACGGGGCAGCCTGTGAGGTCTACGCCTTCGGCCCGCAGCCGCTGGCTCTCTCGCTCGGCCGCACGCCGAAGTATGACATTCCCTACCTGGCCGGCTCCACCACTGCAGCCAATCCTCACTTCGTCGTAGTCCTGTGCGCCCTCGACAAGGGCGAGACCGCACCAACCGTCACCCTTCAGCAGACCGAAACCGGCGGGCAACTGCGCCTTCTCTTCGCCGACGGGAGGACCGACGAGATCGCAATCGCACCGGACTCCCTCCGCCTTTCGACCACGACTCGCGGGTAG
- a CDS encoding ABC transporter ATP-binding protein, which produces MRGMGFERTVGGMGRTYGLQRQPMVGPDFVPLPITRARVGRVASYFRPYWVQWIVIVLCIAASSGLGVLPPLCVRGILDQAIPHKNPGLLHLLVGAIVALSITGGFIGVLQNWLNASISQGIVYDLRNQLYRHMQRQSLGFYTATRAGEIVSRLNNDVAAVQNVATDTVVSILSNVMTLTATLVVIYSMDPWLATLAVIIVPSFYLPTRLVGRIRRRLSQETQESQADMLAFMEEHLNLGGSVLTKIFCQADADAREFTADNRRVRDLTVKQAMAGRWLFMCLSVFSVAGPALIYWYGGQQAIAGALSVGTIVAFVAYLSNLYRPVGQLASVYVQVQGALAVFERIFEYLDLIPEVADTKDAVDLKQVDGHLRLTKVSFEYPRRAPRSTTGPISTEEPAAAATHDNGQWALQDVSFEIRPGERVALVGPSGAGKTTITYLLPRFYDPTEGTITLDGHDLRTITQDSLRRNIGSVTQDTFLFHASVRENLLYARPGATQEQIVAAAKAAQIHEFIADLPEGYDTIVGERGFRLSGGERQRLAIARALLKNPRILILDEATSHLDATSEYLIQQALEALLRDRTSLIIAHRLSTILNADRIVVMEGGRVVEVGTHSELLANAGLYSKLYYQQFSRVVADARKTPAAPRS; this is translated from the coding sequence ATGCGTGGGATGGGATTTGAGCGAACTGTAGGAGGAATGGGCCGCACCTATGGTCTGCAGCGCCAACCGATGGTCGGTCCCGATTTTGTGCCCTTGCCCATAACTCGGGCACGGGTGGGCCGCGTTGCCTCCTACTTCCGTCCCTACTGGGTCCAGTGGATCGTCATCGTGCTGTGCATCGCCGCAAGTTCCGGACTTGGGGTGCTGCCGCCCTTGTGCGTCCGCGGCATCCTCGACCAGGCCATACCCCACAAGAACCCCGGCCTTCTTCACCTTCTGGTCGGCGCAATCGTCGCTCTCTCCATCACCGGCGGCTTCATCGGTGTGCTGCAGAACTGGCTGAACGCGAGCATCAGCCAGGGCATCGTCTACGACCTGCGCAACCAGCTCTACCGGCACATGCAGAGGCAGTCTCTTGGCTTCTACACGGCCACACGTGCCGGCGAGATTGTCTCGCGCCTCAACAATGACGTGGCAGCCGTCCAGAACGTCGCCACCGACACCGTCGTCTCCATCCTGAGCAATGTGATGACCCTTACCGCGACACTCGTGGTCATCTACTCCATGGACCCGTGGCTGGCGACCCTTGCGGTCATCATCGTCCCCAGCTTCTATCTCCCGACGAGACTCGTGGGCCGGATCCGCCGTCGCCTCTCGCAGGAGACGCAGGAGAGCCAGGCCGATATGCTGGCCTTCATGGAGGAGCACCTCAATCTTGGCGGCAGCGTGCTCACCAAGATCTTCTGCCAGGCGGACGCGGACGCCCGCGAGTTCACTGCCGACAATCGCCGGGTTCGCGACCTCACCGTGAAGCAGGCCATGGCAGGCCGCTGGCTCTTCATGTGCCTCTCGGTCTTCAGCGTCGCCGGCCCCGCCCTTATCTACTGGTATGGTGGTCAGCAGGCCATCGCAGGTGCGCTCTCCGTCGGTACCATCGTCGCCTTCGTTGCCTACCTGTCCAACCTCTATCGTCCCGTGGGCCAGCTCGCGAGTGTCTATGTGCAGGTCCAGGGCGCCCTGGCCGTCTTCGAGCGCATCTTCGAGTACCTCGACCTGATCCCCGAAGTCGCTGACACCAAGGACGCTGTCGACCTCAAGCAGGTCGACGGTCACCTGCGCCTGACGAAGGTGAGCTTCGAGTACCCGCGGCGTGCTCCTCGCTCGACAACCGGGCCGATCTCCACAGAAGAGCCTGCGGCAGCGGCGACTCATGACAACGGGCAATGGGCGCTGCAGGACGTCTCCTTCGAGATCCGTCCCGGTGAGCGAGTCGCCCTGGTCGGTCCCAGCGGAGCGGGGAAGACCACCATCACCTACCTCCTCCCACGTTTCTACGATCCGACCGAGGGCACCATCACCCTCGACGGCCACGACCTGCGCACGATCACCCAGGACAGCCTGCGCCGCAACATCGGCTCCGTGACTCAGGACACCTTCCTGTTCCATGCCAGCGTGCGCGAGAACCTGCTCTATGCCAGGCCCGGCGCGACGCAGGAGCAGATCGTCGCGGCCGCGAAAGCAGCACAGATCCACGAGTTCATCGCAGACCTCCCGGAGGGCTATGACACCATCGTCGGCGAGCGTGGCTTCCGTCTCTCCGGCGGCGAGCGACAGCGCCTTGCCATCGCCCGAGCTCTGCTCAAGAACCCCCGGATCCTGATCCTCGACGAGGCAACCAGCCACCTCGACGCCACCTCCGAGTACCTGATCCAGCAGGCGCTCGAGGCCTTGCTCCGCGACCGGACCTCCCTGATCATCGCCCACCGACTCTCGACGATCCTCAACGCTGACCGCATCGTCGTCATGGAGGGCGGACGCGTCGTCGAGGTCGGCACGCACTCGGAGTTGCTGGCGAACGCCGGCCTCTACTCCAAGCTCTACTACCAGCAGTTCAGCCGTGTGGTCGCCGACGCGAGGAAGACTCCCGCAGCTCCCCGCAGTTAG